A window of the Polaribacter sp. HaHaR_3_91 genome harbors these coding sequences:
- the dxs gene encoding 1-deoxy-D-xylulose-5-phosphate synthase yields the protein MKNLLDHIVNPEDLRKLNQDQLPQLAKELRDFIIDIVATKEGHLGASLGVVELTIALHYLFDTPNDLLVWDVGHQAYGHKILTGRKDVFHTNRQLGGIAGFPSRKESEYDAFGVGHSSTSISAALGMAIASNIKGDTEKHHIAVIGDASIASGMAFEALNHAGVSKANLLIILNDNAIGIDPSVGALKEYLTKVKTDKRLAAQNNIIKALNFDYSGPIDGHDLPKVLSELKRLKDVKGPKFLHVITTKGKGLQKAEEDQVTYHAPGKFDKISGERLKIAKSLYTKYQDVFGKTVVELADKNDKIVGITPAMLTGGSLKFMLEKHPKRTFDVGIAEQHAVTLAAGMATQGLIPFCNIYSTFLQRAYDQVIHDVALQNLPVVFCLDRAGLVGEDGATHHGVFDLAYLRLIPNLIVFAPRNEIELRNILYTAQLGLKKPIAIRYPRGTGAIIDWKKPFEKIAIGKGVCLQEGNKIAILSIGTISKNVCDALELVENLDHFSHFDMRFVKPLDENLLHRIFDKHQNIVTIEDGTIKGGFGSAVLEFASENNYHHKIKTIGIPDDFIEHGNVLKLQHALGLDADSLANTFNTLT from the coding sequence ATGAAGAATTTGTTAGACCACATAGTAAACCCAGAAGATTTACGAAAATTAAATCAAGATCAATTACCTCAACTTGCAAAAGAATTGAGGGATTTTATTATTGATATTGTAGCAACCAAAGAAGGACATTTAGGCGCTAGTTTAGGCGTTGTAGAGTTAACGATTGCTTTGCACTATCTATTTGATACCCCAAATGACTTATTGGTTTGGGATGTTGGGCATCAAGCATACGGACATAAAATATTAACAGGCAGAAAAGATGTTTTTCACACCAACAGACAGTTGGGTGGAATTGCAGGTTTTCCGTCAAGAAAAGAAAGTGAATACGATGCTTTTGGTGTAGGGCACTCCTCTACTTCTATTTCTGCAGCTTTAGGAATGGCAATTGCCTCTAACATAAAAGGAGATACAGAAAAACACCACATTGCTGTTATTGGAGATGCTTCTATTGCAAGCGGAATGGCTTTTGAAGCCTTAAACCACGCAGGAGTTTCTAAGGCCAATTTATTAATTATTTTAAATGACAACGCTATTGGTATTGACCCTTCCGTTGGTGCTTTAAAAGAGTATCTAACAAAGGTTAAAACCGATAAAAGACTTGCGGCGCAAAACAATATTATAAAAGCTTTAAATTTTGATTATTCGGGTCCTATTGACGGACATGATTTACCAAAGGTATTATCAGAATTAAAACGTTTAAAAGATGTAAAAGGCCCAAAGTTTTTACATGTAATTACTACAAAAGGAAAAGGTTTACAGAAAGCTGAAGAAGACCAAGTAACCTATCATGCACCTGGTAAATTTGATAAAATTTCTGGTGAGCGATTAAAAATAGCAAAAAGCTTATACACAAAGTATCAAGATGTTTTTGGTAAAACAGTGGTAGAATTAGCTGATAAAAATGATAAAATTGTTGGTATAACTCCAGCGATGTTAACGGGAGGTTCTCTAAAATTCATGTTAGAAAAGCATCCAAAGAGAACTTTTGATGTTGGTATTGCAGAACAACACGCTGTAACCTTAGCGGCAGGTATGGCTACGCAAGGTTTAATTCCGTTTTGCAATATTTACTCTACTTTTTTACAACGTGCATACGATCAAGTAATCCATGATGTTGCTTTGCAAAACTTACCAGTTGTTTTTTGTTTAGACAGAGCTGGTTTGGTTGGCGAAGATGGAGCAACACATCATGGAGTATTCGATTTAGCGTATTTACGTTTAATTCCTAATTTGATCGTTTTTGCTCCAAGAAATGAAATTGAATTGCGTAATATTTTATACACCGCACAATTAGGATTAAAAAAACCTATTGCTATTCGATATCCAAGAGGAACAGGAGCAATTATCGATTGGAAAAAACCTTTTGAAAAAATAGCAATCGGAAAAGGGGTTTGTTTACAGGAAGGAAATAAGATTGCTATTTTATCTATTGGTACCATTTCTAAGAATGTTTGTGATGCTTTAGAATTAGTAGAAAATCTAGATCACTTTTCTCATTTCGATATGCGTTTTGTAAAACCTTTAGATGAAAATTTATTACATCGTATTTTTGATAAACATCAAAACATTGTAACTATTGAAGACGGAACGATAAAAGGTGGTTTTGGAAGCGCTGTTTTAGAATTCGCATCAGAAAATAATTATCACCATAAAATAAAAACGATAGGAATACCCGACGATTTTATTGAGCATGGAAATGTTTTAAAACTGCAACATGCACTTGGTTTAGATGCAGATAGTTTAGCAAATACATTTAATACATTAACATAA
- a CDS encoding deoxyguanosinetriphosphate triphosphohydrolase: MNWEQLLSLKRFGDTQKRPRATQDETRLGFDVDFDRIIFSSAFRSLQDKTQVIPLSETDFVHTRLTHSLEVSVVGRTLGRRVGKVLLERYPKLEELGYTFNDFGAIVGTASLMHDIGNPPFGHSGEKAIGEYFKTGNGLKYKDLLSDKEYQDLIDFEGNANGFKILTESREGISGGLRLSYATLGAFLKYPKESLPKKPTNHIVDKKYGFFQSEKDAFLEIVEDLGMKQKSNSAISFYRHPLAYLVEAADDICYTIIDFEDGINLGLIEEEFALEYMIKLVKDTIDIKKYHSLQHKTDRISYLRALAIGVLINEAVAIFLANEEAILNGTFERSLLDRCKYEAQIKDIIKLSVAKIYKSKDVVEKEIAGYRIIADLLDVFVTALNNKFDAKESNFDDLVLNLLPEEYQTESTSLYQRIMQVCSYVSRMSDSYAIRTHKKLKGNII; encoded by the coding sequence ATGAACTGGGAACAATTACTTTCTTTAAAACGTTTTGGCGATACACAAAAACGCCCAAGAGCAACTCAAGATGAAACTCGTCTGGGTTTTGATGTAGATTTTGATAGAATTATATTTTCATCAGCTTTTAGGAGTTTACAAGACAAAACACAGGTAATACCTTTATCAGAAACAGATTTTGTACACACACGATTAACACATAGTTTAGAAGTGTCTGTTGTTGGAAGAACTTTGGGTAGAAGAGTAGGTAAGGTGTTGTTAGAACGTTATCCAAAATTAGAGGAATTAGGGTATACGTTTAACGATTTTGGAGCTATTGTTGGAACCGCTTCTTTAATGCATGATATTGGAAACCCTCCTTTCGGGCATTCTGGAGAAAAAGCCATAGGCGAGTATTTTAAAACAGGTAATGGTTTAAAATATAAAGATCTATTGTCTGATAAAGAATATCAAGATTTAATAGATTTTGAAGGGAATGCAAACGGATTTAAAATCTTAACGGAATCGAGAGAAGGAATTTCTGGTGGTTTGCGTTTAAGCTATGCTACATTGGGGGCTTTTTTAAAATATCCAAAAGAGAGTCTGCCAAAGAAACCAACAAATCATATTGTAGATAAAAAGTATGGTTTTTTTCAATCTGAAAAAGATGCTTTTTTAGAAATTGTAGAGGATTTAGGGATGAAACAAAAATCTAATTCGGCAATTTCATTTTACAGGCATCCATTGGCTTATTTAGTAGAAGCTGCAGATGATATTTGTTATACAATTATCGATTTTGAAGACGGAATTAATTTAGGCTTAATTGAAGAAGAGTTTGCTCTAGAATACATGATTAAGTTGGTAAAAGATACTATTGACATTAAAAAATATCATTCCTTACAACATAAAACAGACAGAATAAGTTACTTAAGAGCTTTGGCAATTGGGGTGTTAATTAATGAAGCCGTTGCTATTTTCTTAGCAAATGAAGAAGCTATTTTAAACGGAACTTTTGAGAGGTCTTTATTAGATAGATGTAAATATGAAGCGCAAATAAAAGACATTATTAAATTAAGTGTTGCAAAAATATATAAAAGCAAAGACGTTGTAGAAAAAGAAATTGCTGGTTATAGAATTATTGCCGATTTATTAGATGTTTTTGTAACAGCTTTAAATAATAAGTTTGATGCTAAAGAATCTAATTTTGATGATTTAGTATTGAATCTATTACCAGAAGAATATCAAACAGAATCAACTAGTTTGTATCAAAGAATTATGCAAGTATGCAGTTATGTTTCTAGAATGTCTGATAGTTATGCGATTAGAACACATAAAAAATTAAAAGGAAATATTATTTAA
- a CDS encoding META domain-containing protein, with translation MKTKILFLILILPTITNCKSTSVTNHDDTITEKYWKLKTLYGNEIKMEDNQKREIAITLKTKDNRFSGFAGCNSINGEYILEKGNKIKFTKVISTRMFCNNTDESKLLKAINSTDNYTIKNNRLSLNVGKRAPLAVFEAVYMN, from the coding sequence ATGAAAACTAAAATATTATTTCTTATTCTAATTTTACCTACCATAACAAACTGTAAGTCAACAAGTGTAACAAACCACGACGACACCATTACAGAAAAATATTGGAAACTTAAAACTTTATATGGAAATGAAATTAAAATGGAAGACAACCAAAAACGAGAAATAGCTATCACCTTAAAAACAAAGGACAATAGATTTAGCGGGTTTGCAGGTTGTAATTCAATTAATGGCGAGTATATTTTAGAGAAAGGCAATAAAATTAAATTCACAAAAGTTATTTCAACAAGAATGTTTTGTAATAATACTGATGAATCTAAATTATTAAAAGCAATTAATTCAACAGATAATTATACTATTAAAAATAATAGATTATCTTTAAATGTTGGTAAGAGAGCGCCTTTAGCAGTTTTTGAAGCTGTTTACATGAATTAA
- the nhaA gene encoding Na+/H+ antiporter NhaA, which produces MIKKLFITPFQKFVKIESFSGILLLICTLVALFWANSPLHESYSSILEYKVGFSGENFELKKSVLFWINDGLMAIFFFLIGLEIKREILIGELNTVKKLAFPLFGAVGGALIPVGLFMLLNQNPETFKGWGIPMATDIAFSLAVLNTLGKRIPLSLKIFLTAFAIVDDIEAVLVIAVFYSESIEVALLLIGLGLIALLYVLTNRGYYSKFVMIFVGIIVWVLFLKSGVHPTVAGILIAFSVPIRQEIKTTTFLSQLEGIYNSIKTAPVLKEPILSNQQLKLVDNLTHWSKKFQSPLQHLEHNLHNWSAYFIIPVFALANAGVLIDSSVHIDMALVFHIILCLVLGKGLGIPLVILVAKKLNLIQIPADIHFIQILGVSFIAGIGFTMAIFIAGLAFSTSPEFISSAKIGILLGSLISAIIGYLILRFAPVKDFIKL; this is translated from the coding sequence ATGATAAAAAAATTATTTATTACCCCGTTTCAAAAGTTTGTAAAAATTGAAAGTTTTAGCGGAATCCTGTTACTAATATGTACTTTAGTTGCTTTATTTTGGGCAAACTCACCTCTTCATGAAAGTTACTCTTCTATTTTAGAATATAAAGTTGGTTTTTCAGGAGAAAATTTTGAATTGAAAAAATCTGTTTTATTTTGGATTAATGATGGTTTAATGGCTATTTTCTTTTTCTTAATTGGATTAGAAATAAAACGTGAAATTTTAATTGGAGAATTAAACACAGTTAAAAAATTAGCTTTCCCATTATTTGGAGCTGTTGGTGGAGCACTTATTCCTGTTGGATTATTTATGCTTTTAAACCAAAATCCAGAAACCTTTAAAGGTTGGGGAATTCCTATGGCAACAGATATTGCTTTTTCTTTAGCTGTATTAAACACCTTAGGAAAACGTATACCTCTTAGTTTAAAAATATTTTTAACTGCTTTTGCAATTGTAGATGATATTGAAGCTGTTTTAGTGATTGCTGTTTTTTACAGTGAATCTATTGAAGTTGCATTATTATTAATAGGTTTAGGATTAATAGCACTATTGTATGTATTAACAAATAGAGGGTATTACTCTAAATTTGTGATGATTTTTGTGGGTATTATCGTTTGGGTATTGTTCTTAAAATCTGGAGTACACCCTACTGTTGCTGGTATTTTAATTGCATTTTCTGTACCAATTAGACAAGAAATAAAAACAACTACTTTTCTTTCTCAATTAGAAGGTATTTACAATAGCATTAAAACTGCACCTGTATTAAAGGAACCTATATTATCTAATCAACAATTAAAATTAGTAGATAATTTAACCCATTGGAGTAAAAAGTTTCAATCTCCTTTACAGCATTTAGAACATAACTTACACAATTGGTCGGCTTATTTTATAATTCCTGTTTTTGCACTAGCCAATGCAGGTGTGTTAATAGATAGTTCTGTTCATATAGATATGGCTTTAGTCTTCCATATTATACTTTGTTTAGTATTAGGTAAGGGACTAGGTATACCACTAGTTATATTGGTTGCAAAAAAATTAAATTTAATTCAAATACCTGCAGACATTCACTTTATACAAATTTTAGGAGTTTCATTTATTGCTGGTATTGGATTTACTATGGCTATTTTTATTGCCGGTTTGGCATTTTCAACATCACCAGAGTTTATTAGCTCTGCAAAAATAGGTATTCTTTTAGGCTCGCTTATTTCTGCGATAATTGGTTATCTTATTTTAAGATTTGCACCAGTTAAAGACTTTATTAAACTTTAA
- a CDS encoding DUF3800 domain-containing protein: MIEKGDYIVFIDESGDHNVEKIDPKYPIFVITFCCFNIDEFTNQVTPALQGLKIKYFGHDQVVLHEADIRKRKKPFQFSGNEGLRNSFLSELSEIIGNIPFIIVSVVIDKTKLKSQYNKPFNPYHLGLRFGLEKLNEVFLNKKQEGKEISLVFEKRGKKEDIDLEKEFFKICSENEQFGYKQVDYAKVIYKLVFADKKSNSTGLQIADLIARPIGLNYLDPLKSNRAYEVISSKIYANKKFPLQVKPLFNTNKNIRLENTQFNLLASA; this comes from the coding sequence ATGATAGAAAAAGGAGATTATATAGTTTTTATTGATGAATCAGGTGATCATAATGTTGAGAAGATAGATCCTAAGTACCCGATTTTTGTAATTACTTTTTGTTGTTTTAACATTGATGAATTCACTAATCAGGTTACTCCAGCATTACAAGGTTTAAAAATAAAATACTTTGGTCATGACCAAGTAGTATTGCATGAAGCAGATATAAGAAAAAGAAAAAAACCTTTTCAATTTTCAGGGAATGAAGGCTTAAGAAACAGTTTTTTGTCTGAATTATCTGAAATTATAGGAAATATACCTTTTATAATTGTTTCTGTTGTAATTGATAAAACGAAATTAAAATCACAATATAATAAACCTTTTAATCCATATCACCTGGGCTTACGTTTTGGTTTAGAAAAGCTAAATGAGGTGTTTTTAAATAAAAAACAGGAGGGTAAAGAAATTTCTTTGGTTTTTGAAAAAAGAGGAAAGAAAGAGGATATAGATTTAGAAAAAGAATTTTTTAAAATTTGTTCTGAAAATGAACAATTTGGGTATAAACAAGTTGATTATGCTAAGGTGATTTATAAATTGGTATTTGCTGATAAGAAGTCTAATTCTACAGGTTTACAGATAGCTGACCTTATTGCGAGACCTATAGGTTTAAATTATTTAGACCCATTGAAATCAAATAGAGCTTATGAAGTTATAAGTTCAAAAATATATGCAAATAAAAAGTTCCCATTACAAGTAAAACCTTTGTTTAATACTAATAAAAATATCCGATTAGAAAATACTCAGTTTAATTTATTAGCTTCTGCATAA
- a CDS encoding ribonucleoside-diphosphate reductase subunit alpha, whose protein sequence is MNLNETKTTELTEHEQLIQVRNAARKEMLKGKDQPEITWLTENSRKFLQSGYLTGDTTPEERIREIADNAERILKMDGFSDKFYKYMAEGYYSLASPIWSNFGKKRGLPISCFGSHVADDMGDILFSQSEVGMMSKLGGGTSGYFGKLRKRGADVKNNGSSSGSVHIMQLFEKMVDVVSQGSVRRGRFSPYLPVDHPDIKEFLEIGTEGNPIQELTHGVTVGDEWMQAMIDGDVEKRGIWAKILQRRGEIGYPYILFRDNANNGTVDVYKDKNHEIYASNLCTEIMLPSNEDWSFVCCLSSVNLLHYDKWKDTDAVETLTYFLDAVMQEFITKLEVYKDSSDRDDQFTFRFMEKAYKFAKENRALGLGALGWHSLLQSKMHAFDSAEAYALNSEIFKVIKEKSYKASEEMAKLYGEPEVLKGYGRRNTTLNAIAPTTSSAFILGQVSQGIEPIWSNIYVKDIAKIKTTIKNPILETLLEEKGHNTSDIWKSIRDNDGSVQHLSVLTEAEKEVFKTYSEIDQNVIVYQAANRQNHIDQGQSINIMVHPDMPIKEVNSVYINAWKLGVKSMYYQHSMNAAQKFKQKKECASCEG, encoded by the coding sequence ATGAACTTGAACGAAACAAAAACAACAGAACTTACAGAACACGAACAGTTAATTCAAGTTAGAAACGCTGCTAGGAAAGAAATGCTTAAAGGTAAAGATCAACCAGAAATTACATGGCTAACAGAAAATAGTCGTAAATTTTTACAGTCTGGTTATTTAACAGGAGATACCACACCAGAAGAAAGAATACGTGAAATTGCAGATAATGCAGAACGTATTTTAAAAATGGATGGTTTTTCTGATAAGTTTTATAAATATATGGCTGAAGGGTATTACTCTTTAGCATCGCCAATTTGGTCTAACTTTGGAAAGAAAAGAGGTTTGCCAATTAGCTGTTTTGGATCGCATGTAGCAGACGATATGGGAGATATTTTGTTCTCTCAATCAGAAGTTGGTATGATGTCTAAATTAGGAGGAGGAACTTCTGGTTACTTTGGTAAGTTACGTAAAAGAGGTGCCGATGTGAAAAACAACGGTTCATCTTCTGGTTCTGTACATATTATGCAGTTGTTCGAAAAAATGGTAGATGTTGTAAGTCAAGGTTCTGTAAGACGTGGGCGTTTTTCTCCATATTTACCAGTAGATCACCCGGATATTAAAGAATTTTTAGAAATAGGAACAGAAGGAAACCCAATTCAAGAATTAACGCATGGTGTTACCGTTGGTGACGAATGGATGCAAGCAATGATTGATGGTGATGTAGAAAAAAGAGGTATTTGGGCAAAAATATTACAAAGAAGAGGAGAAATTGGGTATCCATATATTCTTTTTAGAGACAACGCAAATAATGGAACGGTAGATGTTTATAAGGACAAAAACCACGAAATTTATGCGAGTAACTTGTGTACAGAAATCATGTTACCTTCTAATGAAGATTGGTCTTTTGTATGTTGTTTATCATCTGTAAACTTATTACATTATGATAAATGGAAAGATACCGATGCTGTAGAAACACTTACGTATTTCTTAGATGCAGTAATGCAAGAGTTTATCACTAAGTTAGAAGTATACAAAGATTCATCTGACAGAGACGATCAGTTTACGTTCCGTTTTATGGAGAAAGCGTATAAATTTGCTAAAGAAAACAGAGCTTTAGGTTTAGGTGCTTTAGGATGGCACTCTTTATTACAATCTAAAATGCATGCTTTTGACAGTGCAGAAGCATATGCTTTAAACAGTGAAATCTTTAAGGTAATTAAAGAAAAATCTTACAAAGCATCAGAAGAAATGGCTAAGTTGTATGGTGAGCCAGAAGTATTAAAAGGATACGGAAGACGTAACACCACTTTAAATGCAATTGCACCAACAACATCATCTGCATTTATTTTAGGACAAGTATCTCAAGGAATTGAGCCAATTTGGTCTAACATCTATGTAAAAGATATTGCAAAAATTAAAACAACAATTAAGAATCCAATTTTAGAAACATTATTGGAAGAAAAAGGACATAATACATCAGATATTTGGAAAAGTATTAGAGATAATGATGGTTCTGTACAGCATTTAAGCGTTTTAACTGAAGCAGAAAAAGAGGTGTTTAAAACCTATTCAGAAATCGATCAAAATGTAATTGTATATCAGGCAGCTAATAGACAAAATCATATAGATCAAGGGCAGTCAATTAATATTATGGTACATCCAGATATGCCAATTAAAGAAGTGAATTCGGTTTATATTAATGCTTGGAAATTAGGTGTAAAATCTATGTATTACCAACACAGTATGAATGCTGCACAGAAGTTTAAACAAAAGAAAGAATGTGCTAGTTGCGAAGGGTAA
- a CDS encoding ribonucleotide-diphosphate reductase subunit beta: MEITHIIKRDSETTTFELEKIINAIEKAMLTVNNGSRNDAIAISNIVHGTLLERRLNEPDYIPTVEQVQDIVEYKLMDSPFHDVAKAYILYRDEQTRSRKPNIFEKRINLKPYDYPALGEYVDAIRHSYWIHTEFNYTSDIQDFKTSLTEVEKNAIKNTMLAISQIEVAVKTFWGDIYKKMPKPEIGSVGATFSESEVRHHDAYSHLLEILGLNNEFKNLKKNPVIMKRVNYLEGALKNVNSEDNQEFSESIILFSLFIEHVSLFSQFLIIMAFNKHKNVLKGISNVVEATSKEEQIHGDFGIDLIKIIKEENPDWFSEEHNLLVQETCKEAFLSESKLIDWIFEKGELDFLPKDVINEFIKNRFNNSLESIGIAKVFEVDQKLLAETDWFDDEIIGTKHGDFFVKRSINYSKRTKSITSDDLF; the protein is encoded by the coding sequence TTGGAAATTACGCATATTATAAAAAGAGACTCAGAAACAACCACATTTGAGTTAGAGAAAATTATTAATGCTATAGAAAAAGCAATGCTTACCGTTAACAATGGTTCTAGAAATGATGCTATTGCTATATCAAATATTGTACATGGTACATTATTAGAAAGAAGGTTAAATGAACCAGATTATATTCCTACAGTAGAGCAGGTACAAGATATAGTAGAGTATAAATTAATGGACAGTCCTTTTCATGACGTTGCAAAGGCATACATATTATATAGAGACGAACAAACTAGAAGTAGAAAACCAAATATTTTTGAGAAGAGGATTAACTTAAAACCTTATGATTATCCTGCTCTAGGAGAATATGTGGATGCAATTAGACATTCTTATTGGATTCATACAGAGTTTAATTATACGAGTGATATTCAAGACTTTAAGACATCTCTTACTGAGGTAGAAAAGAATGCAATAAAAAATACCATGTTGGCAATTTCTCAAATAGAGGTTGCTGTTAAAACTTTTTGGGGAGACATTTATAAAAAGATGCCAAAGCCAGAAATTGGTTCTGTAGGTGCAACTTTTTCTGAAAGTGAAGTGCGTCATCATGATGCTTATTCTCATTTATTAGAGATTTTAGGGTTAAATAATGAGTTTAAAAACTTAAAGAAAAACCCTGTTATAATGAAACGTGTTAACTATTTAGAAGGCGCGTTAAAGAATGTAAATAGTGAAGACAATCAAGAATTTTCTGAGTCTATAATATTGTTCTCTTTATTTATAGAGCACGTATCTTTATTCTCTCAGTTTTTGATTATCATGGCTTTTAACAAGCATAAAAATGTACTAAAAGGAATTTCTAATGTGGTAGAAGCTACTTCTAAAGAAGAGCAGATTCATGGAGATTTTGGTATCGATTTAATAAAAATTATAAAAGAAGAAAATCCAGATTGGTTTAGTGAAGAGCATAATTTATTGGTTCAAGAAACTTGTAAAGAAGCGTTTCTTTCTGAAAGTAAATTAATCGATTGGATTTTTGAAAAAGGAGAATTAGACTTTCTACCTAAAGATGTAATTAATGAATTTATTAAAAATAGATTTAATAATTCTTTAGAAAGTATTGGAATTGCAAAAGTATTTGAGGTAGATCAAAAATTATTAGCAGAAACAGATTGGTTTGATGATGAAATTATTGGAACCAAACATGGTGATTTCTTTGTAAAAAGATCAATCAACTATAGTAAAAGAACAAAAAGTATAACTAGCGACGACTTATTTTAA
- a CDS encoding cold-shock protein: MKKGTVKFFNESKGFGFVTEDDSNTEYFVHVSGLIDEIREGDAVEFDLKEGRKGLNAVDVRVL; encoded by the coding sequence TTGAAAAAAGGGACAGTAAAATTCTTCAACGAATCTAAAGGATTTGGATTTGTAACAGAAGATGATTCAAACACAGAGTACTTTGTACATGTATCAGGATTAATTGACGAAATTAGAGAAGGTGACGCAGTAGAGTTCGACCTTAAAGAAGGTAGAAAAGGTTTAAATGCAGTAGACGTTAGAGTTCTATAA
- a CDS encoding heme A synthase: MKSSFTKTVQIAFISVYLIFLAGSVVRMTGSGMGCPDWPKCFGYYIPPTAEEQITWKPNSEFKKGFIIIKDEALFVAEHDIKTTDQFNKSNWATYTKHDYANFNKYHTWTEYINRLSSVLAGFVFLFLIYGATKYWKTDKRIPILAYTAFFLMLVEAWLGKTVVDTNLKPSIITIHMVIGLIIIALLLQLKFITSDKKKTYNYNSLFSKLLIISAVFSLIQIAMGTQVRQFIDEQVKLYGFENKDYSLMNPSFKFYFHRSFTIAIVLINFVLFYINQAKNLGYKLVNWVVALIFLETITGMLMYYAEFPLGTQATHLLAGAILFGLQYYLWLQSKPVK, translated from the coding sequence ATGAAAAGTAGCTTCACAAAAACTGTACAAATTGCCTTTATATCTGTCTACTTAATTTTTTTAGCAGGCTCTGTTGTTAGAATGACCGGATCAGGAATGGGATGTCCTGATTGGCCAAAATGTTTTGGGTATTATATTCCGCCTACAGCGGAAGAACAAATTACTTGGAAACCAAATTCTGAATTTAAAAAAGGTTTTATCATCATTAAAGACGAAGCTTTATTTGTTGCAGAGCACGATATAAAAACAACAGACCAATTTAATAAAAGCAATTGGGCTACTTATACAAAACACGATTACGCAAATTTCAACAAATACCATACCTGGACAGAGTACATTAACAGACTATCTTCTGTTTTAGCAGGTTTTGTTTTCTTATTCTTAATCTACGGAGCTACAAAATACTGGAAAACAGATAAGAGAATTCCAATACTTGCTTATACTGCTTTCTTTCTAATGTTGGTAGAAGCCTGGTTAGGAAAAACGGTAGTAGATACAAATTTAAAACCTTCTATAATAACTATTCACATGGTTATTGGTTTAATTATTATCGCGCTTTTATTACAACTAAAATTTATTACTTCAGACAAAAAGAAAACCTACAATTACAATTCATTATTTAGTAAATTACTTATTATTTCTGCCGTATTTTCTTTAATTCAAATAGCAATGGGAACTCAAGTAAGGCAATTTATAGACGAGCAAGTAAAGCTTTATGGTTTCGAAAACAAAGATTACAGTTTAATGAATCCGAGTTTTAAATTCTATTTTCACAGGTCTTTTACCATTGCAATTGTATTGATAAACTTTGTTTTATTTTACATAAATCAGGCTAAAAACTTAGGATACAAACTGGTAAATTGGGTAGTTGCATTAATCTTTTTAGAAACCATTACCGGAATGTTAATGTATTATGCAGAATTTCCTTTAGGTACGCAAGCAACACATTTATTAGCAGGTGCTATTTTATTTGGACTACAGTATTATTTATGGTTGCAAAGTAAACCGGTTAAGTAA
- a CDS encoding molybdenum cofactor biosynthesis protein MoaE — MKRTSIKITSDKLDLQECYRFVEDASCGGISAFIGTVRNDTQGKEVMQLDFSAYKPMAIKEMRKIADSALEKFDIKKIAIHHAEGMLQVGEVPVIITTSSKHRKAAFEACEFAIDTLKETVPIWKKEYFSDGEVWVNAHP, encoded by the coding sequence ATGAAAAGAACTTCAATAAAAATTACTTCAGATAAATTAGATTTACAAGAGTGTTATCGTTTTGTAGAAGATGCTTCTTGTGGTGGAATTTCTGCTTTTATAGGAACTGTAAGAAATGATACTCAAGGAAAAGAAGTTATGCAATTAGACTTTTCTGCCTATAAGCCAATGGCGATTAAAGAAATGCGAAAAATTGCAGATTCGGCTTTAGAGAAATTCGATATTAAAAAAATTGCCATTCACCACGCAGAAGGAATGTTGCAGGTTGGAGAAGTTCCTGTAATTATAACTACGTCTTCTAAGCATAGAAAAGCCGCTTTTGAAGCTTGTGAATTTGCAATTGACACTTTAAAAGAAACGGTTCCTATTTGGAAAAAAGAATATTTTTCAGACGGAGAGGTTTGGGTGAACGCGCATCCTTAA
- a CDS encoding DUF3817 domain-containing protein yields MKNIFRIVSILEGISYLLLLFIATPIKYLQDDPSYVKMLGMPHGILFMLYVVLAIVIKKEMNWNNKTLGMVLIASVIPFGTFYVDKKYFKK; encoded by the coding sequence ATGAAAAACATATTTAGAATTGTAAGTATTTTAGAAGGAATTTCTTACCTATTATTATTATTTATTGCAACACCTATAAAATATTTACAAGATGACCCTTCTTACGTAAAAATGTTAGGAATGCCTCATGGAATTCTTTTTATGTTATATGTAGTATTGGCCATAGTTATAAAGAAAGAAATGAATTGGAACAACAAAACTTTAGGGATGGTTTTAATTGCTTCTGTGATTCCTTTTGGTACTTTTTATGTTGATAAGAAGTATTTTAAAAAATAA